GTCTAGATTGTACAAGATAGGCGACATTGACTGAGtcacatgaggagaaattgaggattgcagatgctggtgatcagagtcaagagtgtggtgctgggaaagcacagcaggtcaggcagcatccgaggagcaggagaagcaacgttttgggcaaaggcccttcatcaggaagaaaggcctttgcctgaaatatcaattctcctgctcctcgaatgctgcctgtcctgctgtggttttccaacaccattgagtcacatgagtactttaACTGTATAGGTACTCAGGAACAGGGGGAGGCAATTCAATTCACAGGCTGacctgtgacctaactccataaaACTGCCTTGGGCCCATGTGACAGAGGTCAGTGTGGGGGCGGGGCCGGTGGCTGTGGGCGGGGCACTGGTCTGGAGGCGGGGGCAATGGCTGAGGGCGTGGCCNNNNNNNNNNNNNNNNNNNNNNNNNNNNNNNNNNNNNNNNNNNNNNNNNNNNNNNNNNNNNNNNNNNNNNNNNNNNNNNNNNNNNNNNNNNNNNNNNNNNNNNNACTGGGCTGGGGGCGGGGGCAGTGGCTGGGGGCAGGGTTACTGTTTGGGGCGGAGTCGGTGTCATGACATCGATGAGGTGTTGTGGGTGGGGTCAGTAGCTGGGGGCGGGGTCTTCATTCACGGCGGCGTGAGGCCATTACCATGGTAACGGAAGCGGTGGTCACCTGACCAGCCGCCATGTTTAACATCAAATTATTGCTGCTCGGACCGCGAGAGGTATCTTAGAGCGGGGCAAGGAAAGGGGAAATGGCGGGGTGGGGTGGTGAATGAGGGAgggtgacagagtgtgtgtgagggagagggagagagaaggcgATGGGGTTgtcgagaacatagaacaggccctttcggcccacgatgctgtgTCAAAGATGACGCCAAACTAAAGGAATCACTTCtttctgcccttggtccatatccctccagccCCATAAATGGAGAAGGTAAAGAGCCTGTCAGTCAGGGTTAGCGCTGTAGAAAGCACTGCCTGGGAATGTGGTGAAGACAAGTtgagttgaggcattcaagagggcactgaATGGTTATTTAAATAGCGAggggatggcctagtggtattatcactactTCGTCCAGAGACCCTGGTAGTGTTCTGGGGAGTCAGTTCAAACCTGCCttagcaggtggtggaatttgaattcaataaacatcgcGAATTAGGAGCAAttcgggatgggtaataaatgctggcctggagCGACACCCATCCCTCACCCAcgtgtgaataaataaaaacaggatgTTCGGTGGATATGGGAAAGGCCGGAGATTGACACTAGGTAATAGACTCAGTGGATgcatgatggatcaaatggcctccttctgcacataACATTTCTGTGATAGATTCTAGATAGTTCCTGGAAATTCAGAGCTATCTGCCCctcattccctctctctgtcagtaTGTGGGTCTCTGCACGAGGTGATGATTTGTCTGATTTTAGTTGAAAACTATAgagcactttttaaaacaaaaatcagtcatTGGATATGGGCACTCCAggctggccagcaattattacctgtccccatttgcccttgaaagggtggtggtgagctactttcttcaATCATTGCTGTAGGTCAGTGTGCTGTAAGTCAACTTGCACTGCtcttagggaattccaggattttgacccagtgacactgaaggaagagAGATatacgcctcatcttcctcctcggaacacttcaaccccagggcatcaatgtggacttcaacagtttcctcatttccccttcccccacctcaccccagttccaaacttccagctcagcactgtccccatgacttgtcctacctgcctatcttcttttccacctatccactcctcccccctcctccactcaccccctccccccgcctcctccactcacctattgtactctatgctactttctccccacctccaccctcctctcacttatctctccacccttcaggctccctgcctgtattcctgatgaagggcttttgcccgaaacgtcgattttactgctcctcggatgctgcctgaactgctgtgctcttccagcaccactaatccagaatctggtttccagcatctgcagtcattgtttttacctagatatatttccaagtcaggatagaaaGTAGCTTGGGGGGATGTGAGAGTTTGCTGGGGATGGTATTCCCGTGTATCTACTGcacttgtccttttagatggaagtggttatgagtttggaaggtgctgtctaaggatctttgaatttctgcagtgcatcatttaGGTAGTATCCACTGCTGCTATTGTGTGATGGTGAGAGTCGATGCTTGTGGGTGTGATGTCACTCAAGAAAATATCATAATAAATACGCTGATGAGACGTCAATGGGTAAACTGGGGAATACAGCTGGAATTGAAGTGTGGAATTTTCTCAATGAATCTACTGTTGTCAAATATGTCAAATGATACACACTGGTAGAGAAAGCATGGTTTACAGCACGTTCCTATATTTGTGACACGTGATTTCAGCACTCTGATAGGCACAGGAAATCTGTTTGGAGGATTTCAAATATTGAGTTCTAGGAAAGATGGGAACAGAATTGAGAAGTGACAACATAGTAAATGGAACACCTGTATGCAAGAAAGGAGAGATATGGAAAGCCAGAAACTGTAGGTCAGTAAGTCAAACATCTGTCGTATTGATGTTGCTAGAATAACTTGTTGAGATTATAGCAGGATAGTTAGAAAATCACAAtttcatcatggctttgtgaaaggggaAATCTGTTTAACTAATGGAAGTTTTTCTGACAAAGTAGCTTCCATGGTGCACAGAGATGAGCCAATAGAGGTGGTGTTCTATTGTATTCTTGATCATATCTCCACTAGATGACATCATAacatgtgacagtgatggaaaaaTCTCCATCTTTTTGTCTgtctgagcattggtggtggagtgaatgcagaagttgggtgtcagtcaagtgggctgctttgacctggtcAATGTTTATTCTCagcatattgatagtgggggaattcattAGCAGTTCATCTGCTAGTAGTTAGTCAGTTCTGTGTGGTAGAATTTGTGGGTTTGGAACGTGCTGTTGAAGAAACCTTGGTGATTTGCTGTATTCCATCTTCAAGATATTgtgtactgctgctactgagcattggtggtggagtgaatgcagaagttgggtgtcagtcaagtgggctgctttgacctggtcAATGTTTATTCTCagcatattgatagtgggggaatcacAGAGGTTTTattgtgcagaaagaggccagctggcccatcatgtttgcaccAGTTTTCTAAATAAGCATCATGACTTACTATCATTCTTCTCGTTTCCGAATAACCTTACACATTATCTCTATTTGAATACTCAACTAACACCCTCTTAAATGGCTCAGTTGAACCTGTATCCACTATACTTCCAAGGAATGTATTCAAGACCCACACAACCCATTGTGTGttaaagattttatttttccctcatctttatttacttattttgccaaatactttaaatctgtgtcccatcattcttgatccttttacgaGCTGGAGTAAATTCTCCCTACCTACTCTATCCAGCcctctcatgttttgaaaacttctatgcactctccaccctctccaatctctcctcataactgaagttcctcatacATGGAAGCATTCTTCTGCACGCTCTCTAATgagttcacatccttcctgtaatgtgccacccaaaactgtacacagtactccagctgagataAAACCGAGTCTTATACTCTATACCCCTATTAGTAAAGCccaggatactgtatgctttattaactgctcactCCAGCTGTCACTCTTAAATGATCTGTGCTGAtatataggagaaagtaaggactgcagatgttggagatcagagccaagagtgtggtgctggaaaagcacagcaggtcaagcagcatccaaggagagggagaatcgatattttgggcataaacctttcCTCAGCCTTCATTCGTGTCCTTTTCTCTGTATTCTTTTGGAGTTCTATGTTTTCTTCATAGATTAGATGCTTCCAAGTTTAATATCGTctgaaaaatttaaaattgtCACCTGCACAGAAAGCGTTTATagcaatagtaatgccattgCATATCAAGTTGAAATGATTACATTCTgacttcttggagatggtcattacctgacatttgtgtggcacaaatgttacttgccacttatcagtccaagccttGAAATTGTCCATACATGACATCTACTAGTTCCCCTTTTTGTTACATATTTAAGGAATTCTACTGAATTAATAAaacaatttccctttgacaaaccatgttgacttgaTTGTATTCTAATTTTCTAAATGGCAAACTTGCataagtgagtgtgaggtagtaaATTAATAGCTGTAAAAATGTGGTCAGTGGAGGATCCCCAAAGGCTAAATTGTTGGTGATTTAAAAGACCAAAGTAAGTGATTTGGGGGCTAGTTCTTTTGCAAGGTAGTGACAGAGATTCAATGCAGAAACTATGGAAGAAAGCAGTGAACCTATATCCATGAGAAGATATTTCTCGTATTTGGGAGGATTTTAATTGGGAGGTGAGAGAAGTGGAGCAAGGTGAGATGCTCAAAGAGAAATGTGCCAGAGGATTAGGGACTCTGCCTAGGGCATTTGGTGATGAGAACTAGACTGTTATTGCGATGGCCTTAATCGACAAACAGTTAAAGATGTAGCCAGGAAGTGGGGGTTCATTAAGCAGAAAAGTATAGTCAGCCCTAGGCTAGATTTCTGTTAACACTGTGTTGCTACTGCAGTCATCCACAATTACTTCCAGTCAGGTTGCTGCACACTTGTACAAACTCTTGAATTTCTCACTTGCAGAGTGGAAAAACTGTtctggccaattttctgtcagatgCAACTGAAGCCATTGGTGGTGATTACAGTCCAACACAAGGTGTCAGGTCTGTGagtaattttgtttaaaatggcaCTTCCTGTCTGACCATCTTCTATAAATCCAGATTGCTGCGTTGACAGCAGATATTTACCATCTTATTACACATTCTGTTCGGCAAAGTCCACTGAGCCACAGCACCTTAGACTGTTGAAGTTTGCAGTTTATAGCACAGGTGGCAAACAGattgatttagattacttacagtgtggaaacaagcccttcggcccaacaagtccacaccgaccctccgaagagcagcccatccagacccattcccctacatttaccccttcacctaacactaccggcaatttagcatggccaattcacctgacctgcacattttgggattgtgggaggaaaccagagcacccagaggaaacccacgcagacacggggagaacgtgcaaactccacacagacagttgcctgaggtaggaattgaacccgggtcactgacgtcgtgaggcagtagtgctaaccactgtgccactcgtTGGTTACTGAGATCAGGGGCGGTGAGGAACAGACAATCTCCTGCTCCAAGCTGCCATCTAATGGTCATTGTGAAACAGGTCTCTGACAAACATAGATTAGACATTCCTGTGATGATTATAAGACCGTAAAGCAAAGAAATAGTAATGAGATCATAGCAGATCTGATAACCCTTAACTACTTTTCTTCATAACTCTTGATACCcctcactgttcaaaaatctgtctatctcagcttccagtatacttaacaacccagccttcaGAGCCTGCTCCTTTAAAGAATTGGATAGGGAGGAATTTTTTAAAGTGTTTACATAAAACTCTCTTATTCAATATGtcaatgtacctactagagaaggagcaatactTGACTTTCTGTTCgtaaataagacagggcaagtgactgtggtgtcagtgggggagcactttgggacgtgtgctcataattttattaattttaaaaggatagaactgatcaaaaagcTAAAGTTCAAAATTGAAGAAAGGCGGTATTAGCCAGgaactttcaagagttgattCCAGGAGGCTAGACACAGGAAAAAGGACATTTGGGAATTggaaggcctttaaaaatgagataaggaGAGTTCAGAGATAGTATGTTCCCATTAGTGTGAAGGGCatggctggtaggtgtaggagaatgctggatgactggagaaattgaggctctggtcaagaagaaAGAGGCGGgcatatgtcagctatagacaactgggatcaagtgaatacCTCGAGGAGTATAATGGCAGTCAGAGTATacataagagagaaatcaggagggctaaaaggagtcatgagatTGCCTTGGCAagtggagttatagagtcatacagtcctacagcatggagacagggcctttggcccaaattggtccatgccgaccaaaatgtctacCGGCTCTAACAcaattccctgcacttggtccatatccttctaaacccttcctaaacatgtatttgtccaaatgctgtttaattgttgttaatgtaccggcctcaaccacttcctggcagctcattccatatgcgtaccactctctgtgtaaaaacattgtgcccctcaggttcccttttgttctttcctttctaaccttaaactgatgccctctagtccttgattccccaaccctgggaaaaagactgagtgcattcaccctatctatgccactcataatcttatacacttagGTATTAtccccctcagtttcctatgctgtaagaaaaaaaagtccttgcttgtccagcctctcctataactcagacccttgggtcctgggaacatccttgtaaatttcttctgcattctttccagtttaataacatccttcctgtactaaggtgaccaaactgaacacaatactccaagtacagcctcaccaacatcctgtacaactgcaacctTAAGGAGAATGtaaagagattctataagtacaattaaggacaaaagagtaactagggagagaatagggccccttcaaAATCCATGTGATAATCTGTGCAGATCCACAGGAGATGGTTCAGATacgaaacaaatattttgcatcagtattcactgtggggAAGGATGCAGAAGGGAACTTGTGGAAATCAATATTGATGTCTTGACAAGAACACTGTGGGGAGttagggaagggattgctgggcccctagcagagatatttgtatcactaaCAGCTGCAGGTAAGGTGCCaggactgaaggttggctaatttggtgccattatttaagaaggatgttgtgaaatctgagagggtacaaaaaagatttacagagatgTTGCTGGGcctggaggctttgagttataggcagaggctgaacacgctggggcttttttccccctGGAGCATTGagggctgagcggtgaccttatagaggtttatgaaatcatgaggggcatagataggatgggtagtcaaggtcttttcccagggtagggaagtctaaaactagagggcataggtttaaggcaagaagggaaaattttaaaaaggacctgtggTAACCTTTGCATGCAGAGGATAATGTGTGTAAGGAAGGAGCTggcagagaatgtggtggaagtggatacaattacaatatttaaaaagcatctggatggatatatgaacgggcttagcgggatatgggccaaatgttggcaaatgggactaggtcagattggaatatctggtcagtgtgatgaattggatcaaagggtctgttttcgtactGTATGACTCCAATTCCAGAAATCCACTaccctctgagacaagaaattgCTTCTCATCTCTTTCCTAACTGGGCAGAACTAACtgtcagacgactgtctgtgtggaatttgcacagtctccccatgtctacatgggtttcctccgggtgctccagtttcctctctcaatccaaagatgtgcaggttaggtgaattaaccatgcaaaaattacccatagtgttctgggatgtgtaggttaggtgaattagccaggggtaaatgtagaataataggggaatgggtcttatTGTGTTACTGTATAGAGagttggtgtgaatttgttgggcataatggcctgtttccacactgtagggactctatgattctgtgtatCAACAAACAACCTGATGAGCCTCCACTTTCCCCAAAACAACACAGGAGAGACAAACAGCAATCATGATGCATATTCATATTCATGGTGCATACACATTTTCAGTTGATTGAGCAATTTAAAGCTTTGTACATATTGCACTTTCTGGTGAAACTATGGTAGGCACAGCAGctttgcaatttttaatttttgcaTGCCTGTCTTGGCCAGTCAGTTCTAGCTGTTTTTGATTCTATGCTTTCCCTATTGGTGCACTTTACATGGTTATGCTCCCAGTCTTAAGAGAcaaattctcctcctcctccctaaTTTAGGTTAGGTGCTGTTTCCTCAGATTTGAGGCAAAGTGTCTCCTTAATTTAGATTCCCTTTTCCCTGGAAATAAGTCAATCATCTTCCCACCTGTTCTTTCACATCCTGTTACAAGAACTAAACCCAGGTAATGTCATTGAAAGTAATTTTAATGTGTTCAAGGTATGTATTTATTCCATTCCGTATGTGCTGACAGTAGGTCCTTGACTCATTGGCTGCCGATGATTCACCCTGAACTGTTTTGTTAGTAGTAGTTTGCTATTGCTTTGTACTCAATTTGTGGAGCAGGAGTGGAGAGGTCCAACGTCTACTTCAGCAGGAACAGGAATTGAATATGTGCTGTTGGCATTAATCTGAaccagccaactgtgctaaccTCCCAACCTGTATTTAGATTGCGCCTTTAATGTAGTGTAGCACCTTAAGGTTCAACAAAGCGCTTTTAGTCCTACAGTAACTGAgtttcttgcctttattggtttcAAGCATTACTGTGGGCTACATTAGGGATGGGCTACAAATGTTGGCACCGCCAGCGttacatgaaagaatgaaaagaaagaaataattaaGGTTTGCAATAAAACAGAATAAATGAGGAAATATTTGTTCTGATGAATGTGTTACATGTACTTTCAACTGGACATGTCAGCCTGAGGTAATTTTGAatatcattttatatattttaaattgtATGTAAATTGACTTTATTAATGCTAAGCAAACAATCTCATCTTCTAGGATTCTAGAGTATGAATGTCCAAATGTGATTGCCAATGGGAAAAATATTGGTTGTGAAGTGGAACTCTGGGACTGCTCTGGTGATCAGAAGTAAGTAGTATGTTCATCAAATGAGTGTCCACAGGCTTCAGAGCATTCAAAATTTCAAACATTCAGAAGATTTTGTGTAAAGAAGTTTTTCAGTCCCAAGTGATCGTCCCCATATCCTCAGACCATGTTCTCGATTCTCCAGCCTGGGGGGGGGATTCAACCGCACCATGTCCACCCTATATAATCTCTTCACAATCTGGTACaattaatgagatcacctctcatcttcCTAAGTTGCAGTTAAAccagtatgagagagagagttccTGGGGGGGGTGAAAATGGAACTTGTTTCCATTGGGAGAGTTTTATGAATGAAGGCATTAACCTGCTTTCAGTTAGAAACAGGAATTGATGTTTTATTTCATTAGGGAAAATCACTATAGCTTGCAAAGTATTTATATTTCAGTTTGCAGAAGTCCTGTTTGAAGTAAGGTGTATGAAGAGTTTCTCCTAGAGAAAGCAGTTAGTTTAGAAGAGTTAGGAAATAAGTTACCTCACTGTTAGTTCCAGACGAAACGTTTAGTTAGAACCTTGAAAGGGGTATTTTAAGCTGGGAGCATCTAAACTCTGTTATATGAATATTTGAAGAAGGGGCTTATAGACTACCAAGCCCAGGAATTGAAAGGAAAATTCATGTCCAACCTATAGATATGATTGGAAAGGAAATTCTCTTTGGTGTTTGAGGACCAAAGAAGGGTGCTGTTGTTAAGTGGAATTTTTactgtttcaaaatctttcaaattgtgtttcATGAAAATAACTTGGTTTCTTcaattttgtctttttcttttacgTAATATACATATGTTTTGTTGTTAAAACCAGATCTGCATCATTTcatgcttgtgtttcagtgaaaaatcGCCTTGTTAAATTAAAACCATAGAATCTTTCAAGCCATATTTCAGTCTGTGATCTAACTAGTCCATTAATAACATCAGTTGTAACTCTCTACAATATATAGAATTACAGAGAAGTTACAGCACAGGCACAGTGGTTCAGCTGAACAGCCCATGCTAGTATTTATGTTCCATTAGAGATTCCTTCTATCCTTTCTCATCTGACGATTTGCATAGCCCTTCTTTCTTTGTCTTTCAATGATTATCCAGTCTCAACTTAGATAAGCACTCACCTTTGTGGAGGTAAATGCCAGCAcagacttgacagggtgaatggcctgtttgtgtcTGTATATTTCATGTAATTCACCAAACAGATATGAGGCAATGAGAATGTGAATCAAACTCCATAACAGCTTCTTCAACTATTCTGAAAATGAAATTGCTAATTGATTAATCTGTAACTGGAGATATACTTGAATATGTAGTAGATCTGACACATTGATGGTTTATAATCTGTGTGCATGCATTTCCTCTCTTATTTACTATAAGAATTAAGCTAAGTTTGTGAAGTTGTTTGTTTCCTCTCTGAAGATTTGAGACTTGCTGGCCAGCTTTAGTGAAGGATTCCAATGGAGTTGTCATTGTGTTTAATGTTGATGTACCCAGCCACCTGAAGGAAATCGAGATGTTCTATTCTTCCTTTGTGCAGCAGCCACGGTTGCATGATTCTCAATGTCTTCTAGTTGCTCACCATAAACCCAACTCAGCAGCTGGCAAAGGGCGGCCTAATCTTGGTAAGTGTGAAGGAATGACATTACTCTTGACAACAGCTAAATGACACATTGCTCTCCAATCAACAATCAAACACCTTTGATATCAATTAGAACTTGTAGAggaatgattctatgactcttgacACCATTGCTAAAACtttaacattgaaaaaaaaacacatcatttCTAGTTTCCCTTAAAAAAAGGGGTGTCAGATTATCTGAGGCATGATTGCtactctgctcctatatttttgTATTAGGACACAACTCTATATTTCTCACTAACAACTCCAATCCCTAATCCTTTAGCAGCATTCTGGCTGCGGTGGTGTGTGAGGACTCAGGGCACCTAGGTGTTTGTTTGCAGACTGGATGGACTTGATGGCTTTGTATTTCTGATGGTGAGAACTTatgatggaggtgggggagtgatcaggatgtttctttttcttttacctgttccttttatttctgttttggtttttaatcctgtcttttGTATACTAAGATGGTGCCGGAGAATGGCAATTTTGTAGTTTTCAGTGTACTCCTGTACTCtttacttgagtacacatgacaataaaatctaaatctagtATATCTGAAATCTTGCTGTTTCCATGAAGTTCAGGACAGTCAGGGTATAACAAACCTTTGTCACAGTAGTAGTTGCTGTATTCTATGATATTAAACCACTTTGGGCACTTCAGTTTCTGTGCAAGGGTGAACATATAGGTAAGTGTGGGATATGTGACAGTTGTTTAAGGGGTTAGGATGCCAGGCAATGAGTGAGTGCTTAGGGAGGTTGAGGAGGGTTTGGCAGACTTAATGGAAGTAGAGGTGGCATTGAGTCCAGTGGGAGTGATGGAGACCACTCAAGGTTTTGTCCTTGCAACTTTCTTGAAGGTAAACAATCTCAACTTCTCCAGTGTGTACATAGAATtgaagttctctctctctctctccatttctctttgtctgtctttctctctctctctctctctctctctctctctctctcacacacacacacacacacacacacacacacacacacacacacacacaatctctcttctctcagtTGAGGCTAAATCAGAGTTTTATGCAAGATTAAAGTACTTTCAGGGTTGTGCTCTGAGCAGACAGGAAATCCACTGGGTTTGAAAGGTAGAGCTGGCAGAATCCGCAAGAGACCCATGGAAGTGTTACTAACTGCTGTCAGTATATTGGCTGGGATTTCAGATTTTGACCTAATTTGGAAGAACCCGCTGAATCTATAATTGTGAGCCCATAGCAACAGGACTGAGAGTGCACAGTGAgcaggctggtgcatgtatggaatgagctgccagaggaagtagtggacgctggtacaattacaacatttaaaaggcatctggacgggtatatgaatataaagggtttagagggatatgagccaagtgctggcaaatgggactagattaggatatctggtcagcatggatgaggtggaccgaagggtctgtttccgtgttgtatattTCTGTGACTCTAAACAAAATTACTGTCTGTTTCTTTGACTATTTCTGCTGACTATACAAATCTAGGTGGGAAtacaagttgtgaagaggacataggCTGCAAAGAGATATGGAAAGGTTAAGTGAATCGAAAACAATGTGGCAAATTGGGAACATTTTGGGAAAGTGTGATGTTATTCACTTTGATAGTAATAATAACATAGTATTTTTGAAATTGTGTAAGACCTGTAAGTGTGTATAAGTGTACAAGGGACACAGTTTgaaaagaaagtgagggctgcaattgctggagatcagagctgaaaatgtgtttttggaaaagcacagcaggtccggcagcatccaaggaacaggagaatcgacgtttcgggcataagcccttcttcaggaacgtcgattctctgttccttggatgctgcctgacctgctgcgcttttccagcaacacattttcaacacagtttGAAAAGACAACAAGCTAACTCTGTGCCCTTGTACACTTATACATCTACAATCATTAAGCAAGGCAAGTTGCAGTTTGGTGTTCATCGTAAAGGTATTGATGTTGTCATTGGCTgtaaatttgaggatgatgtCCGCTCAACGATAAGTGTTTTGTCGTGGATTTTCATGTGACTGTCTACAGGCCAATTCTCACCCCACAGATCTATGGACACATTGGTCAGGAAGGTTCCACTTCCATGAGGAAGTGGAATCTAGGGTAGGATTCTCTTTCCTTTGCTTCTCTGTCCCTGCTCTGCCTCATCATGAGGACTTCTGGACTCAGGGTGATGCAGCTTCATGAGTAATTGAGTGATTAATGACTTTTGAGTAATTGAAAACAAACTGTGATAATTGAATAATGTTCAGTATCAGTCAC
The Chiloscyllium plagiosum isolate BGI_BamShark_2017 chromosome 28, ASM401019v2, whole genome shotgun sequence DNA segment above includes these coding regions:
- the ift22 gene encoding intraflagellar transport protein 22 homolog isoform X3; the encoded protein is MFNIKLLLLGPRESGKTVLANFLSDATEAIGGDYSPTQGVRILEYECPNVIANGKNIGCEVELWDCSGDQNHLKEIEMFYSSFVQQPRLHDSQCLLVAHHKPNSAAGKGRPNLAQHLNKLTLIHSNLEDDPEQVRTAFRQFLGAVVSSLSESRDKEEMSIIT
- the ift22 gene encoding intraflagellar transport protein 22 homolog isoform X4 translates to MNVLHVLSTGHVSLRILEYECPNVIANGKNIGCEVELWDCSGDQKFETCWPALVKDSNGVVIVFNVDVPSHLKEIEMFYSSFVQQPRLHDSQCLLVAHHKPNSAAGKGRPNLAQHLNKLTLIHSNLEDDPEQVRTAFRQFLGAVVSSLSESRDKEEMSIIT
- the ift22 gene encoding intraflagellar transport protein 22 homolog isoform X6 codes for the protein MFNIKLLLLGPRESGKTVLANFLSDATEAIGGDYSPTQGVRILEYECPNVIANGKNIGCEVELWDCSGDQKRAVDFRNSVLQRVRAQHLNKLTLIHSNLEDDPEQVRTAFRQFLGAVVSSLSESRDKEEMSIIT
- the ift22 gene encoding intraflagellar transport protein 22 homolog isoform X1; translation: MFNIKLLLLGPRESGKTVLANFLSDATEAIGGDYSPTQGVRILEYECPNVIANGKNIGCEVELWDCSGDQKFETCWPALVKDSNGVVIVFNVDVPSHLKEIEMFYSSFVQQPRLHDSQCLLVAHHKPNSAAGKGRPNLAQHLNKLTLIHSNLEDDPEQVRTAFRQFLGAVVSSLSESRDKEEMSIIT
- the ift22 gene encoding intraflagellar transport protein 22 homolog isoform X2; translated protein: MEKSGKTVLANFLSDATEAIGGDYSPTQGVRILEYECPNVIANGKNIGCEVELWDCSGDQKFETCWPALVKDSNGVVIVFNVDVPSHLKEIEMFYSSFVQQPRLHDSQCLLVAHHKPNSAAGKGRPNLAQHLNKLTLIHSNLEDDPEQVRTAFRQFLGAVVSSLSESRDKEEMSIIT
- the ift22 gene encoding intraflagellar transport protein 22 homolog isoform X5, which gives rise to MFNIKLLLLGPRESGKTVLANFLSDATEAIGGDYSPTQGVRILEYECPNVIANGKNIGCEVELWDCSGDQKFETCWPALVKDSNGVVIVFNVDVPSHLKEIEMFYSSFVQQPRLHDSQCLLVAHHKPNSAAGKGRPNLGGQWIFGILFSRGFEPST